The Candidatus Margulisiibacteriota bacterium genome has a segment encoding these proteins:
- a CDS encoding DegT/DnrJ/EryC1/StrS family aminotransferase, with protein sequence MKQVVKHISVGEFIIDQEEKRLVNQVLDSGRISEGKMTQKFEQLFREYVGAKYCVAVNSGTSALIAGFLALLQDQRYKKTVKGAKVITTPLTYVADANAILMAGLEPVFVDVDPGKFSINPELIEQKVKELGKDNVAIVLPVHLMGYMCDMDKINSMAAKNDLVVFEDAAQAHGSLYHGKKAGSLSTLAAFSFYIAHNIQAGEMGALTTSDNQLYKNLKKIKANGRDCDCEVCSRKISGCVKPGSDNDQDYDPRFSHSLIGANFKTMEFQSALGVAQLGKVDQIFNKRLKNVKYLNDKLSEYQDIMQLPEFSGQVSYLAYPIVLKKNKNVNRKIMRKLLETMGVETRPLFACIPTQVESYKYLKNQYSGQLPNAEYLGENAFYVGCHQYLTQDDLDYIVAAFAKIIKEI encoded by the coding sequence ATGAAACAAGTGGTAAAACATATTTCAGTTGGTGAATTTATTATAGACCAAGAGGAAAAACGCTTGGTCAACCAGGTTTTAGACAGCGGCAGGATCTCTGAAGGGAAGATGACTCAAAAATTCGAACAGCTCTTCAGGGAATATGTCGGCGCAAAATATTGCGTGGCGGTCAATTCCGGGACCAGCGCTTTGATCGCCGGCTTTTTGGCCCTGCTTCAGGACCAGCGTTACAAAAAAACAGTGAAAGGGGCCAAGGTTATTACGACCCCTTTAACCTATGTTGCCGATGCCAACGCCATTCTTATGGCCGGGCTGGAACCGGTTTTTGTTGATGTCGATCCTGGAAAATTTTCGATCAATCCTGAACTGATAGAGCAAAAGGTAAAAGAGCTGGGTAAAGATAATGTGGCGATTGTTTTACCTGTCCATCTCATGGGTTATATGTGCGACATGGACAAGATCAATTCTATGGCGGCAAAGAACGATTTGGTTGTTTTTGAAGATGCGGCACAGGCCCATGGCAGTCTTTATCACGGCAAAAAAGCCGGCTCTTTATCTACCCTGGCTGCTTTTTCTTTTTATATCGCCCATAATATTCAGGCCGGAGAAATGGGGGCGCTAACGACCAGCGATAATCAACTCTATAAGAACCTGAAAAAGATCAAAGCCAATGGCCGTGATTGCGACTGTGAAGTTTGTTCCCGGAAAATAAGCGGATGTGTCAAACCAGGGAGCGACAATGACCAAGATTATGATCCGAGATTTTCACATAGTTTGATCGGGGCAAACTTTAAAACTATGGAGTTTCAATCGGCTTTGGGGGTCGCCCAGTTAGGCAAGGTTGACCAGATTTTCAACAAAAGGCTAAAAAATGTGAAATATTTAAACGACAAACTGTCTGAATACCAAGATATTATGCAACTGCCGGAGTTTTCTGGCCAGGTCAGTTATTTGGCCTATCCGATTGTTTTGAAAAAGAACAAGAATGTCAACAGAAAAATAATGCGAAAATTACTTGAAACGATGGGGGTCGAGACCCGTCCATTATTTGCCTGTATCCCAACCCAGGTTGAATCTTACAAGTATTTGAAAAATCAGTATTCAGGTCAATTGCCTAATGCCGAATATCTTGGGGAAAATGCTTTTTATGTTGGCTGTCATCAATACCTGACCCAGGATGATTTGGACTATATTGTTGCCGCTTTCGCAAAGATAATTAAAGAGATATAA